The Procambarus clarkii isolate CNS0578487 chromosome 64, FALCON_Pclarkii_2.0, whole genome shotgun sequence genome includes a window with the following:
- the LOC123769088 gene encoding 33 kDa inner dynein arm light chain, axonemal-like — MVMFNNSIVPHLTMKDGIPTDASEVSSTSAPGLSGPLPPGGPLGTTPAPRLLLPPLHELRKKETEEILNLILPPREWEEAGQLWVQSVSTTPATSVDVQQLQEHLDLRLQEQAAFETGICPVRRELYTQCFDELIRQVTINCAERGLLLYRVRDEIRETLDAYQRLYTSSCAYGVRKALMAEEHKVKVGARCDELRAQVGDMEARAHSLREEIDQLQKEAQEARQAEADKHEETKTVHQARIEILKKKLEAIIKQATQPKK; from the exons GTACCTCACCTGACAATGAAAGATGGAATACCAACTGATGCATCAG AGGTGAGCAGCACCAGCGCGCCCGGGTTGAGTGGGCCCCTGCCGCCTGGGGGCCCGCTAGGGACCACTCCGGCCCCTAGACTCCTCCTCCCGCCCCTCCACGAGCTGCGGAAGAAGGAGACGGAGGAAATACTGAACTTAATCCTCCCGCCCAGGGAGTGGGAGGAAGCAG GTCAGCTGTGGGTACAGTCGGTGTCAACGACCCCGGCCACCTCCGTGGACGTGCAGCAGCTGCAGGAGCACCTCGACCTCCGCCTACAGGAGCAGGCGGCCTTCGAGACCGGCATCTGTCCGGTCCGACGCGAGCTCTACACCCAATGTTTTG ACGAGTTGATCAGACAAGTGACAATCAACTGTGCAGAGCGAGGCTTGCTGCTGTACCGTGTTAGGGACGAGATCAGGGAGACACTAGATGCCTACCAACGCCTCTATACCTCTTCCTGCGCTTATGGCGTTAGGAAGGCCCTCATG GCTGAGGAACACAAGGTGAAAGTGGGTGCCCGCTGCGACGAGCTGCGTGCGCAGGTCGGGGACATGGAGGCGCGGGCCCACTCACTTCGGGAGGAGATCGACCAGCTGCAGAAGGAGGCCCAGGAGGCCAGGCAAGCTGAGGCGGATAAACACGAGGAAACCAAGACTGTACACCAAGCCAGGATAGAGATACTTAAG AAGAAGCTCGAGGCGATCATCAAGCAGGCCACGCAACCCAAGAAGTAA